Within Parachlamydiales bacterium, the genomic segment AACACTTATGGAAAATAAAATTATAAGGAAGGAGTTAATTACAAATATAAACATCACCTCTATATTTAATAGAAATAAATTTACAGAACAACTTCTTAATAAATATAGAAGAATTTTAAAAACACACTCTATTACAATAGAGCCCAATCCTTGGCTAGCCTTACCTCCTCCCAAAATTATTGAGTCTATCCCTTACAAAATCCTTATTCTCGAAGCTCAACAACAAGCTATCCAACATAGTTTACTTAAACACATCTTAAGCTGTAGGGATCTGAATTCTAGGGTAAAAGGAATTGCAGCTTATGAACGTTATGAAGTTTTATTGCGCGAGCTGAAAAGCGGGAGTTATGATGTGTCGCGGGATCGTTTAGAGACTATTTACAAAGAGATGAAAGAACAAATTTGCCATATCTATAAGGATGAGCATAAACGCCAAACTTATAGCGATGCTCAAAAAAGAGTAGTAGAAGCATTGTGGAATTTAGAGCGTGAGTTTACTCAAGGCAATCCCCACGCCTCAACAATTTCCCTCTCTATAAAGAAAATACACCATTGCTGGGCATTAAGGCATACAAACTGATTCAGTAGAAACAAAAGTGAGCAAAGGATTTTTTGCTCACTGCTTTATGGTCACTAATTACAATGTAGTAAACGGATTAGCTGATTGATTAAACAAGTTTCCCTTTTTGCGGCGATTTACCTCGCTGCGAAGAGAGAATAACAGGTCCATATCGAATTCTTTTTTGGCAGCCCAAAGTAGATAATCCAGAGGCAAATCTTTAAGTAAACGCCCCTTATGCTTTCCTAAAGGCATCTTTTTCATTAATATCGGTTTATCCAAGGCAGCGTAGAGTTGATTTAGAGTACGGTATTGTTTAAACAAGTATTTAAAGACGCCTACGTTGATCATGACATCTGTCATTGCCCTATGCGTACCTTCTACTTCGATATTAAAGTGCTTGCCTAGCTGTAGGAGGGAGTTAATGGGAGATTCTCCATAAAGCCGTGCCATTCGCAATGTGTCGATAACTTTATTGAATGAGAGAGAATGAGGTATGCTCGCTTTTTCAGCAGCTTCGGCCAATAGGGCAATATCAAAACCTACGCCATGGCCTACAATAGGAAGTCTTCCGATCATTTTGATCAATTTAGGAAGAACTTCAGGTAAAAGAGGTTTTCCTACAACCATGGAGTCGGTAATATGGTGAATTTTGATGGAAGCTTCAGGAATAATCATTTGAGGATTAATCAGAGATTCAAAGCCCTCAATGTCTTGCTCAAGCGTGAAGATGACAGCTGCAACTTCGATAACACGGTCATTTTTTGGGTCTAGGCCTGTTGTCTCGCAATCGATACAAACAAATTGCTGCTGTTTTTCTAAGAA encodes:
- a CDS encoding DUF3820 family protein yields the protein MNFLEKQQQFVCIDCETTGLDPKNDRVIEVAAVIFTLEQDIEGFESLINPQMIIPEASIKIHHITDSMVVGKPLLPEVLPKLIKMIGRLPIVGHGVGFDIALLAEAAEKASIPHSLSFNKVIDTLRMARLYGESPINSLLQLGKHFNIEVEGTHRAMTDVMINVGVFKYLFKQYRTLNQLYAALDKPILMKKMPLGKHKGRLLKDLPLDYLLWAAKKEFDMDLLFSLRSEVNRRKKGNLFNQSANPFTTL